The Verrucomicrobiota bacterium genome window below encodes:
- a CDS encoding PDZ domain-containing protein, with the protein MVQANTLDLAQFQFDFDLTFAAFFMNPDGTLYGRFGSRSDRKDAMKDMSMEGFRKALAAALEMHRGFPANKASLAGKRGPAPRFKVPIEYPFLQGKYAEKLDYEGKVVQSCVHCHQVRDAEFRLYRSDQKSIPDEVLYAWPIPGVVGLELNPQEKSTVARVAGGSAAEKAGFRAGDEILTLQSQPMLSIADVQWVLHNAPAQGTLKAEVLRAGQKTVLNLALAEGWKKKADISWRATSWDLRRMAAGGLLFARTAGGRSPKIESHGQTTGTDRRARR; encoded by the coding sequence TTGGTCCAGGCCAACACGCTTGATCTGGCGCAATTCCAGTTTGACTTCGACCTCACCTTCGCCGCGTTTTTCATGAACCCGGACGGCACGCTCTATGGGCGTTTCGGCTCGCGGTCCGATCGCAAGGACGCGATGAAGGACATGTCCATGGAAGGCTTCCGAAAGGCGCTCGCCGCGGCTTTGGAAATGCACAGAGGTTTTCCCGCCAACAAAGCGTCGCTGGCCGGAAAACGCGGGCCGGCCCCGCGCTTCAAGGTGCCGATCGAATACCCGTTCCTGCAGGGCAAGTATGCAGAGAAACTCGATTACGAAGGCAAAGTCGTCCAAAGCTGCGTGCACTGCCATCAGGTGCGGGACGCGGAATTTCGACTTTACCGAAGCGACCAGAAGTCGATCCCGGATGAAGTGCTTTACGCCTGGCCGATTCCCGGCGTCGTCGGTCTCGAACTCAACCCGCAAGAAAAATCGACGGTCGCGCGAGTGGCCGGCGGCTCGGCGGCGGAAAAGGCCGGCTTCAGGGCGGGCGACGAGATTCTCACGCTGCAGAGCCAGCCGATGCTCTCCATTGCGGATGTGCAATGGGTGTTGCACAATGCGCCCGCTCAAGGAACGCTCAAAGCGGAGGTCCTGCGCGCGGGACAGAAGACTGTCCTCAACCTCGCGCTGGCGGAAGGGTGGAAGAAGAAAGCGGACATTTCCTGGCGGGCCACCTCATGGGACCTTCGGCGCATGGCCGCAGGCGGTTTGTTGTTTGCGCGAACTGCCGGAGGAAGATCGCCGAAAATCGAATCTCACGGACAAACAACTGGGACTGATCGCCGAGCACGTCGGTGA